The genomic stretch GCGTTGCGAGTTGTCAACGATCGGATGAAAAACTGAAACGACCCCGCCGATGCCGCATCACTGCGGGCGGCACGACGTGAGTGAAAAGAGCGCCGTCGACTTTCGAATCAGATTCTTGGGGTCCGGCAACCGTTCCATTTGGCGCGTCGGTTGCGGGGGCAAAACACGACGCGGAAGAACGGCGATTGTGCCATAGCTTCTTTGCACTTGACGGAAAAGCGACGAACAAGCGCCCAAAGCGGTAAAACATACGCTAACTAGATGACAACAGGAAAAAGAGACCGGGAAAAGACCGCGTTTCGGCGGAAAACGACCGGTTCCAGCGTGATTTTGCAAACGCAGATGACGGCCAGGCTCAGTTGGAGTCTCGCTGCCGCCCGTCGTTCCAGCTACCGTCGAGTATGGACAGAACGTTCCCTTCGCGACGTGCGGTTCTGTACGAAAGAGGAATATGGTGCCTCTTTCGATCGCCAGCCTCTGGCTTCTCAACAACAGGTTTACCTGTATGTATACGTAGTAGAAGTTAACAAGGTGACTGCTTTTCTGTGGATAACCGATGTTTACCCAAACGAATCAGCCATTTGCTGAGCGCATAACCGGTTGCGCTAGATGTGCGCACCGTTGTGGGTTCCTCGGATAACTTTCGGGGCTGTGTTTACGTTCGGCGAGTTACCCCGTTTACATCCACATCGATTGCACACGGGTTTCGCCCGCAATTTGCCCGGTTATCCCCAGCACGCCGTGGATAACTTTTCTACAGGCTCGGAGTCAGCTGGCCGTGCCCTGACGCAATGCGCGCAGCAGAAAGCGCGCGGGGTCCAGCGCTTCAGCGAGATCGCGTTCGATCGGCCAAGGCTCGCCTTCGATTTGCGAAGCCATCAACTCCGCACCGAGCGACGCCCATACGAGTCCGCGCGATCCGAACGCGAATGCGCCGTACAGACCATCCGCACGCGGCAGATCCAGCGGCCACGCGCCGCATAGTTTGCCGGCATCGCGGATCGCGGCGGCTTCGTCGGCGAATGCGCCGATCATCGGCAAACGATCGCTCGTCACGCAGCGAAACGCGACGCGCCCTGTCAGCGAAGAAGGCGCATGCACGTTGAACGCGTCGCGCATGTCGGGCAGCATCTGCGCGACCCGCTCGATGTTTTCGATGTGCGCGCCGTCGCGCAAACGTGTGTCGGGATCGTCGATGTCGTACGTCGCACCCGTCAGCGTGACGCCGTCGAGCAGCGGCAACGCATATCCTTCGCCGATCACAGGCAGGCGCGGCGCGTTGGTCGCGTCGGCGGGCAAGAGCGTCAACTGGCCGCGCACGCTGCGCGTGGACGCATAATGCAAGCCGGCAACGCGCGCCGCTTCATGCGCATTCGCGAAGATGACGACGGGTGCACTCACCACGGCGGCGCCGTTTTCGTCGAACACAATCCATTGATTCTCCAACCGTTCGACGCGCGCAGCGGCGACATTGAAGCGTCGCTCGAGCAAGCCTCCCGCCGCTTCGCACTGCGCTGCGCACAACGAAGCGGGATCAATCCAGCCGCCATGTGGAAACAGCCAGCCGCCCCGCGCGACGCGCATATTGGCGATGCGCTCCGCATCGTCGCGAGTCACGGAGACTACGTACTCACGTGGCCAGGCAAACGACGCGAACGTGTGCGCCATCGCCAACGCTTCCTCTTCATCGGCGGCAATTTGCAGCAGACCTTCGGGACCGCGCAATGGACGATGCCCGCGGTGCTCGAGTGCGGACCACTGCCGCAACGCGTACAAAAAGCCTGCGCGTGTGATGCGCGAGCCGACGCTGTCGTCGCGCGACATCATCGGATGAAACACGCCCGCGGGATTGCCCGACGCGTCGCGCGCGACATCCGCATGCCGTTCGAGCGACGTGACACGCCAGCCGCGCGCCGTGAGCCGTTCGATCGCCGCACACCCCGCGAGTCCCGTGCCGATCACGATGGCGTGCCGTTCGCCGACAGCAAGCGGCAAAGGCGGTTCATGACGTCGCACGCGGTAGCGCGGCGCAAAGCGTCCGACCAGCATCGCGCGTTTCCACCCAAAGCCGTCGACTTTTCTGTACTCGAAACCGGCTTGTTGCAAGCTGCGTTTGACGTCGCCTGAGCTCGTGTAAGTGGCGAAGGTCGCTTCGTCGCCGGCGAGTCGCGCAAGTGACTTGAAGACCGCCGGCGTCCACAAATCGGGGTTCCTGTCAGGGGAAAAGCCATCCAGATAAAACGCGTCGGCACGCAGCCAGAGCGTGGGCAGCGTTTGGACGGCGTCTCCGAACACCAGCGTAAGGATCACGCGGCCTTCTTCAAACTCCAGCCGGTGCGTGCCCGGAACGAGCGTCGGCCATGCATTGGCGAGTTGCTCCGCAAGCGCGGCGATCGATGCATCCGCAACGGAAGAGTTCGTCGCCGCGATCAGATCCTCGCGTGAAAACGGATGCTTTTCCGTCGAAACGAAGTGCAGCCGTTCACATCGATCGGGGTCGGCGCGCCATGCCGCCCACGTCACGAGGAAATTGATACCCATGCCGAAACCCGTCTCCAGCACCGTGAAGAGGCGCCGTTTCTGCCAGCGTGAAGGCAAATCATTGCCTTTCAGAAAGACGTAATCGGCCTGCGCGAGGCCGCCGACGGCGCTGTGATAGATGTCGTCATAAAGGGGCGAATAAGGCGTGCCGTTGTCGCGGAATGCAAGGACGGCGGGAACGAGCGGGTCGGTCATGCGCGATGAGATGCCAGGCGAGCAAGAGAATCGGGCGGTGTCGACGCGCGGACTGAACGCATCGATCTGCAACGCAGATGATCTGCAGGCACCCCTCGAAGCCCCTCCAGGCGGGGTTCAGAGGTGCTTCCACGGGCGCCGAACGTTGGCAAAAACCAACGCTGGCGGGGCTTCGGGTGACGCGGATCGCATCTATTCGATGCCCGACATGGCAAAAATGCTGTTTTCCATGCTGTATCAGGCGTTGCAGCGTGTAATTCTTCGAAACCCTTATCCAGATTGGGTTTGCGCTGCGCTATCATAGCAAGCGCCGCGAGGGAAGCGGCAGCACGGTGCTCTGCGCGGTGCCAGGCGCGCCGCGGGAGTCGGGGGTATTCCCGAGCCGTCGCTGCTCGACGGCGCGGCGCGCGCACGTATAATCGGCGCGTTCGCGCTGT from Paraburkholderia phymatum STM815 encodes the following:
- the mnmC gene encoding bifunctional tRNA (5-methylaminomethyl-2-thiouridine)(34)-methyltransferase MnmD/FAD-dependent 5-carboxymethylaminomethyl-2-thiouridine(34) oxidoreductase MnmC, with product MTDPLVPAVLAFRDNGTPYSPLYDDIYHSAVGGLAQADYVFLKGNDLPSRWQKRRLFTVLETGFGMGINFLVTWAAWRADPDRCERLHFVSTEKHPFSREDLIAATNSSVADASIAALAEQLANAWPTLVPGTHRLEFEEGRVILTLVFGDAVQTLPTLWLRADAFYLDGFSPDRNPDLWTPAVFKSLARLAGDEATFATYTSSGDVKRSLQQAGFEYRKVDGFGWKRAMLVGRFAPRYRVRRHEPPLPLAVGERHAIVIGTGLAGCAAIERLTARGWRVTSLERHADVARDASGNPAGVFHPMMSRDDSVGSRITRAGFLYALRQWSALEHRGHRPLRGPEGLLQIAADEEEALAMAHTFASFAWPREYVVSVTRDDAERIANMRVARGGWLFPHGGWIDPASLCAAQCEAAGGLLERRFNVAAARVERLENQWIVFDENGAAVVSAPVVIFANAHEAARVAGLHYASTRSVRGQLTLLPADATNAPRLPVIGEGYALPLLDGVTLTGATYDIDDPDTRLRDGAHIENIERVAQMLPDMRDAFNVHAPSSLTGRVAFRCVTSDRLPMIGAFADEAAAIRDAGKLCGAWPLDLPRADGLYGAFAFGSRGLVWASLGAELMASQIEGEPWPIERDLAEALDPARFLLRALRQGTAS